A single genomic interval of Pseudomonas sp. FeN3W harbors:
- the ribBA gene encoding bifunctional 3,4-dihydroxy-2-butanone-4-phosphate synthase/GTP cyclohydrolase II, giving the protein MALNTAEELIEDIRAGKMVILMDDEDRENEGDIIVASECVTAEHINFMARFARGLICMPMSRERCELLKLPLMAPRNGSGFGTKFTVSIEAAEGVTTGISAADRARTVQAAVARNAVAEDIVSPGHIFPLMAQPGGVLARAGHTEAACDLARMAGFEPSGVICEIMNDDGTMARRPELELFAEQHGLKIGTIADLIHYRMIHERTVERVSEQPLETELGQFNLVTYRDGVEDTVHMALTRGDISPEEPTLVRVHNMEPLRDLLLVTVPGRWSLRAAMGEVAKAGKGVVLLLGNPLTGPQLLAQLTRQQPPAPATYSTVGAGSQILRDLGVRKMRLMSAPMKFNAISGFDLEVVEYLPAE; this is encoded by the coding sequence ATGGCGCTCAATACCGCTGAAGAACTGATCGAAGACATCCGCGCCGGCAAGATGGTCATCCTCATGGATGACGAGGACCGCGAGAACGAGGGCGACATCATCGTCGCCTCCGAATGCGTTACCGCCGAGCACATCAACTTCATGGCGCGCTTCGCCCGCGGCCTGATCTGCATGCCCATGAGCCGCGAGCGCTGCGAACTGCTCAAGCTGCCGCTGATGGCGCCGCGCAACGGTTCGGGTTTCGGTACCAAGTTCACCGTCTCCATTGAGGCGGCCGAGGGGGTGACCACCGGCATCTCCGCCGCCGACCGCGCGCGTACCGTGCAGGCGGCCGTGGCGCGCAACGCGGTGGCCGAGGATATCGTCAGCCCCGGTCATATTTTCCCGCTGATGGCCCAGCCGGGCGGCGTGCTGGCGCGCGCCGGGCATACCGAGGCGGCCTGCGACCTGGCGCGCATGGCCGGCTTCGAGCCGAGCGGGGTGATCTGCGAGATCATGAACGATGACGGCACCATGGCGCGCCGCCCGGAGCTCGAGCTGTTCGCCGAGCAGCACGGGCTGAAGATCGGCACCATCGCCGACCTGATCCACTACCGGATGATCCACGAGCGCACCGTCGAGCGGGTTTCCGAGCAACCGCTGGAGACCGAACTGGGCCAGTTCAACCTGGTGACCTATCGCGACGGCGTCGAGGACACCGTGCACATGGCGCTGACCCGCGGCGATATTTCCCCGGAGGAGCCGACGCTGGTACGCGTGCACAACATGGAGCCGCTGCGCGACCTGCTGCTGGTCACCGTGCCGGGCCGCTGGAGCCTGCGCGCGGCGATGGGTGAGGTGGCCAAGGCCGGCAAAGGCGTGGTGCTGCTGCTCGGCAATCCGCTGACTGGCCCGCAGTTGCTGGCGCAGCTGACCCGTCAACAGCCACCAGCGCCGGCCACCTACAGCACCGTCGGTGCCGGCTCGCAGATCCTGCGTGATCTTGGCGTACGCAAGATGCGCCTGATGAGCGCGCCGATGAAGTTCAACGCGATATCCGGCTTTGATCTGGAAGTTGTAGAATACCTCCCGGCCGAATAA
- a CDS encoding riboflavin synthase — MFTGIIEAIGTIRALTPKGGDVRVLVETGKLDLGDVKLGDSIAVNGVCLTAVELPGNGFWADVSRETLARTAFIDLKAGSRVNLEKALTPTSRLGGHLVSGHVDGVGEVVAREDNARAVQFRIRAPRELAKYIALKGSITVDGTSLTVNAVNGAEFELTIVPHTLGETIMADYRPGRQVNLEVDLLARYLERLMMGDKAAEPKASGLTESFLAEHGYLKN; from the coding sequence ATGTTCACCGGAATAATCGAAGCCATCGGCACCATTCGTGCGCTCACGCCCAAGGGTGGCGACGTACGCGTGCTGGTCGAAACCGGCAAGCTGGATCTGGGCGACGTCAAGCTGGGCGACAGCATCGCGGTCAATGGCGTCTGCCTGACGGCGGTGGAACTGCCGGGCAACGGTTTCTGGGCCGATGTCAGCCGCGAAACCCTGGCGCGCACCGCCTTCATCGATCTCAAGGCCGGCAGCCGGGTCAACCTGGAGAAGGCCTTGACGCCCACCAGCCGCCTCGGCGGGCATCTGGTCAGCGGCCATGTCGACGGCGTCGGCGAGGTCGTGGCGCGAGAAGATAACGCCCGTGCCGTGCAGTTCCGCATCCGCGCGCCGCGCGAGCTGGCCAAGTACATCGCGCTCAAGGGCTCGATCACCGTCGACGGCACCAGCCTCACGGTCAACGCGGTCAATGGCGCCGAGTTCGAGCTGACCATCGTGCCTCACACCCTCGGCGAAACCATCATGGCCGACTACCGCCCCGGGCGGCAGGTCAACCTGGAGGTCGACCTGCTGGCGCGTTACCTGGAGCGCCTGATGATGGGCGACAAGGCCGCCGAACCCAAGGCCTCGGGCCTCACCGAAAGCTTTCTCGCCGAACACGGCTACCTGAAGAATTGA